The DNA window CTTCTGATATTTCAATTTTAGTTTTTGATATGTATCTTTTATCTAATCTTTTTGAATCACCCAAAGAGACCCATTTTATCCCACCATTGTAATAACTATCTTCTTTTTTGTTTGGAGTATGACCACTAGCTCTTATAGCACATTCATCAAGAAGCTTTACCTCCCAACTCTTAGGAATCTCTCCAAAAGGAGAATCTTTAAACTTGGTATGTCCAATACCTTTGGTTAGCAAGCTTTGCATTAACCCCTTTTTTAGTTCTTGGGTTTCAGTAATTTGTTGGTCTATAACTTCGATTTTAGCATCTACAGTGCTTAGTATGTCTGCTATTTTTTGCTGTTCTAATAATGGTGGAAGAGGTATGTAACTTTCAAGTATTTGTTTTGTCCCTAAATTTGCTTGAGCTCCTTGAGATGCAATGTTTCTACAATTTTTTAGCCAGTTTTCAGAATTCCCAATATATGATAAATAAGAAACATTAATTAGTTCTTTATTTAACTTCAGATGTCCTACTCTCTGATTCAACAAAAACTTACCATCTATATCTATAACAGCCATCTTCCCTATTAAATCTTTATTAGGTGTAACATCTGTCATAGCAATAATTAAATCTCCCTTCTGTAAAAGATAACGAGAAAGGCTATCTTCTTCCTTAGAATCCCAATATTTACATTTGTTATCATCAAATTTAAACCTTCCTTTCAATGAAATCATAGCCATTGAAACAATTGGTATTCCATGTTTAACATATCCTTTTGCTGAAAAAGCATACCCGTTTTGATACTCTAAAAGTATATCTTGTATTTTAGTTGAACTCCAAGAACTCGGTATCAAACCAGCCTTCGTTTTCACAATTAGTTCACTCATATCCCTAATTCCTTTAAAAATCCAGCTAATTTTTCATCAATATCAGTTTCTTTTTCTTCTAAAATAGCTAATTTTTGATGTACTACTTTAATGTCCACTTCTGGTTCTGGTTCGCTAGTATCTATAAAACGAGAAATATTTAATTTGTAATCGTTCTCTGAAATTTCTGCTAAGTCTACAATTCGCATGTATTTCTCTACATCTTTTGCTTCATCGTAAGCATCTACAATTTTAGAAATATGTTCTTCTAATAATTCGTTTTGGTTTTTACCATCTTTATAATCGTTACTAGCATCAATAATAGACACTTTTCCTTTTTGTGCTTCGGTTTTATTTTTATTAATAATCCAGATACTTGCTGGTATCCCTGTATTGTAAAACAAAGCAGATGGCAAGCCCACAATACCTTCAACCAAATCGGCTTCTAATAATGCTTTTCTAATTTTACCTTCTGTACCACTTCTAAACAAGGTACCATGTGGTAATACCACACCTGCTTTTCCATCTTGTTTTAATACGGCTATCATGTGTTGTAAAAAAGCTAAATCGGCATAACCTCTTGGTGGTATACCGTATTGAAAACGCCCAAAAGGGTCGCTTACTACTTTGTTGTAGTTAGGTGATACTTTTTTCTCTTTTCCGTTTTTATCTAGTTTCACTTCAATAGAGTTTTCTGCTGGAGTCCACCAACCATCCATAGAAAAAGGAGGATTTGCAATAACTCTATCAAAAAGTGTGAGTTCGTTATTATCGTTTTTATGTTGTGGTGTGGTAAGCGTATCACCTTTGCGTATATCGGCATCCATAAAATTATGGAGTAACATATTTAGCTTCCCAATAGCCCAAGTGCCTAAGTTTTTTTCTTGTCCAAATAAGGACACATTTACGTTATTACCCACTTTACCATTGGGTTGTTCTGCAATATATCTAGCAGACTCTATTAACATACCACCAGAACCACACGTTGGGTCGTACACCTTTTGTTTTGGCTCTGGTTTAATTAACTTTACAATTAATTGCACTACACCTCTAGGTGTATAAAATTCCCCTCCTTTTTTACCAGCGTCATCCGCAAACATCTTAATTAAATACTCGTAAGCATCTCCCAATAAATCGTTAGACTCTAAATGGTCGTTACGTAAAGAATGCTGATTAAAATGACGTAATAAACGTTGTAAAAGCTCGTCGGACAATTTTTCTTTATCACCAAATTTGGTAGCTG is part of the Psychroserpens ponticola genome and encodes:
- a CDS encoding restriction endonuclease subunit S, translating into MSELIVKTKAGLIPSSWSSTKIQDILLEYQNGYAFSAKGYVKHGIPIVSMAMISLKGRFKFDDNKCKYWDSKEEDSLSRYLLQKGDLIIAMTDVTPNKDLIGKMAVIDIDGKFLLNQRVGHLKLNKELINVSYLSYIGNSENWLKNCRNIASQGAQANLGTKQILESYIPLPPLLEQQKIADILSTVDAKIEVIDQQITETQELKKGLMQSLLTKGIGHTKFKDSPFGEIPKSWEVKLLDECAIRASGHTPNKKEDSYYNGGIKWVSLGDSKRLDKRYISKTKIEISEEGIKNSSAVLHPKGTVLMSRDAGVGKSAVMKTEMAVSQHFIVWKCDDNFNNWFLYYTLQQLKPLFERVAVGSTIKTIGLGFFKKLKIAVPPIEEQNKISKILNLADDKLDVLLGKKATYQELKKGLTQQLLTGKVRVKV
- a CDS encoding type I restriction-modification system subunit M, yielding MIQNKLTLETLESWLWDSANILRGSIDSSDFKNYIFGLLFLKRSNDVFEEEVEAIMKRDNVSREDAEDDTYFQMPEESRWETIKKHTENIGIALDKAFAGIEGENTSLEGVMTATKFGDKEKLSDELLQRLLRHFNQHSLRNDHLESNDLLGDAYEYLIKMFADDAGKKGGEFYTPRGVVQLIVKLIKPEPKQKVYDPTCGSGGMLIESARYIAEQPNGKVGNNVNVSLFGQEKNLGTWAIGKLNMLLHNFMDADIRKGDTLTTPQHKNDNNELTLFDRVIANPPFSMDGWWTPAENSIEVKLDKNGKEKKVSPNYNKVVSDPFGRFQYGIPPRGYADLAFLQHMIAVLKQDGKAGVVLPHGTLFRSGTEGKIRKALLEADLVEGIVGLPSALFYNTGIPASIWIINKNKTEAQKGKVSIIDASNDYKDGKNQNELLEEHISKIVDAYDEAKDVEKYMRIVDLAEISENDYKLNISRFIDTSEPEPEVDIKVVHQKLAILEEKETDIDEKLAGFLKELGI